The Budorcas taxicolor isolate Tak-1 chromosome 2, Takin1.1, whole genome shotgun sequence genome window below encodes:
- the TPST1 gene encoding protein-tyrosine sulfotransferase 1 encodes MVGKLKQNLLLACLVISSVTVFYLGQHAMECHHRIEERSQPLKLENIKTTVRTALDIKANKTFAYHKDMPLIFIGGVPRSGTTLMRAMLDAHPDIRCGEETRVIPRILALKQIWSRSSKEKIRLDEAGVTDEVLDSAMQAFLLEIIVKHGEPAPYLCNKDPFALKSLTYLARLFPNAKFLLMVRDGRASVHSMISRKVTIAGFDLNSYRDCLTKWNRAIETMYNQCMEVGYKKCMLVHYEQLVLHPERWMRTVLKFLQIPWNHSVLHHEEMIGKAGGVSLSKVERSTDQVIKPVNVGALSKWVGKIPPDVLQDMAVIAPMLAKLGYDPYANPPNYGKPDPKILENTRRVYKGEFQLPEFLKEKPQSEQVE; translated from the exons ATGGTTGGAAAACTGAAGCAGAACTTACTATTGGCATGTCTGGTGATTAGTTCTGTGACTGTATTTTACTTGGGCCAACACGCCATGGAATGCCATCACCGAATAGAAGAACGTAGCCAGCCCCTCAAACTGGAGAACATAAAGACCACTGTGCGAACTGCCCTGGACATCAAAGCCAATAAAACCTTTGCCTATCACAAAGATATGCCTTTAATATTTATTGGAGGTGTGCCACGGAGTGGAACCACGCTCATGAGGGCCATGCTAGATGCACACCCTGATATTCGCTGTGGAGAGGAAACCAGGGTCATTCCTCGAATCCTGGCTCTGAAGCAGATATGGTCACGGTCGAGTAAGGAGAAAATACGCTTGGATGAGGCTGGTGTCACCGATGAAGTGCTGGATTCTGCCATGCAGGCCTTCTTACTAGAAATCATTGTGAAGCATGGGGAGCCAGCCCCTTATTTATGTAATAAAGATCCTTTTGCCCTGAAATCCTTAACTTACCTTGCTAGGTTATTCCCCAATGCCAAATTTCTCCTGATGGTCCGAGATGGCCGGGCATCAGTGCATTCAATGATTTCTCGAAAAGTTACTATAGCTGGATTTGACCTGAACAGCTATAGGGACTGTTTGACCAAGTGGAATCGTGCCATTGAGACCATGTATAACCAGTGTATGGAGGTTGGCTATAAAAAATGCATGTTAGTTCACTATGAGCAACTTGTCTTACATCCAGAACGGTGGATGAGAACAGTCTTAAAGTTCCTCCAAATTCCTTGGAACCACTCAGTATTACACCATGAAGAGATGATTGGAAAAGCTGGGGGAGTATCTCTGTCAAA AGTGGAGAGATCTACAGACCAAGTCATCAAGCCAGTCAATGTGGGTGCTCTATCaaaatgggttgggaagataccaccGGATGTTTTACAAGACATGGCAGTGATTGCACCCATGCTTGCCAAACTTGGATATGACCCGTATGCCAATCCACCTAACTATGGAAAACCTGATCCCAAAATCCTTGAAAACACCAGAAGG